AGGCGCCGTGGCAGGCAAGTCCGCCGCGCCGATCGACGGCGCCTATACGCTCGAGGAGGCACTCGATCTCCTGCTGGCGGGAAGCGGCCTTGTCGCGGTCGAGCGGGACGGGAGTGTCCTTGTCGTGGGGCGATCGCAAGCGCCGCAAGTCCCGGCGGCATCCCGCGGTGACGATTCCGCGATCCTGGTGACCGGCTCGCGCATTCGCGGGGCGCCGCCGGCTTCCCCGGTCACCACGCTCACCACCCGCGACATCGCCCGGGCCGGTCAGACCGACCTCGGCGAGGTCGTGCGTACTTTGCCGCAGAGCTTCGCCGGCGGCCAGAACCCGGGCGTCGCGCCGGGAGCACCGGGCAGCAACAACAACCAGAACTCGGGTTCAAGCATCAATCTGCGCGGGCTCGGGCCCGATGCGACGCTTACGCTGCTCAACGGCCATCGGCTCGCCTACGGCTCGTTTACCCAGGCGATCGACGTCAATGCCATCCCGCTCGGCGCGGTCGAGCGCATCGAGATCGTCGCCGACGGCGCTTCGGCGGTCTATGGATCGGACGCGGTCGGCGGCGTCGCCAACATCATCCTGCGCAAGGACTATGACGGGGTTTCCGCCACGGCGCGGCTCGGTGCCGCGACCGATGGTGGTAACACGCAGCAGCAGTACAGCCTTGTCGCGGGAACGCTGTGGGACGGCGGCGGCCTCGTCGCCACCTATGATTTCGAGCGCGATACGGCGATCACCGCGCGTCAGCGCGACTTCACGAACTACATGCCCGGGAACAGCACCCTCCTTCCCGCGCAAAAGCGGCACAGTGCCGTGCTGAGCCTGCACCACGAACTTGGGCCTGACCTGACCTTCAGCCTCGATGGCCTCTACAATTGGCGGCGTTCGTCCACCGTTCTGCAAGTGCCCGGCTCCGCGCGCTATACCACCGAGCCGACCAACCAGTCCTTCGCGGTCGCGCCGTCGCTGACGTTCGAGGCGACCCCCTCGCTGTCCTTCACGCTGAGCGGGGTCTACGGCGAGGACCACACCGATACCCGGCAGTTCACCACCACCACGGCCGGCGCGGTCAGCGCTTATCCCTATTGCTACTGCAATTCGGTCAAGTCGCTCGAGGCGACGTCGCAAGGCGATGTCATCGACCTGCCGGCGGGCCCGGTAAGGTTCGCTGCCGGTGCTGGCTACCGCGACAATGGTTACCTCAACCGCTCCGCGAGCTTGCCCGAGCCGATCGACGCGCATCAGGATAGCTATTATGGCTTCGGCGAAATCTACGTCCCGCTGGTCTCGCCCGGGCAGGCGGTCACCGCCATCCATCGCCTGTCGCTG
The DNA window shown above is from Novosphingobium sp. P6W and carries:
- a CDS encoding TonB-dependent siderophore receptor — protein: MMDKRLSTLFLATSLWALAVPAAAQEPRHELHLRAQGLGDALRALGSATRREIIFTPGAVAGKSAAPIDGAYTLEEALDLLLAGSGLVAVERDGSVLVVGRSQAPQVPAASRGDDSAILVTGSRIRGAPPASPVTTLTTRDIARAGQTDLGEVVRTLPQSFAGGQNPGVAPGAPGSNNNQNSGSSINLRGLGPDATLTLLNGHRLAYGSFTQAIDVNAIPLGAVERIEIVADGASAVYGSDAVGGVANIILRKDYDGVSATARLGAATDGGNTQQQYSLVAGTLWDGGGLVATYDFERDTAITARQRDFTNYMPGNSTLLPAQKRHSAVLSLHHELGPDLTFSLDGLYNWRRSSTVLQVPGSARYTTEPTNQSFAVAPSLTFEATPSLSFTLSGVYGEDHTDTRQFTTTTAGAVSAYPYCYCNSVKSLEATSQGDVIDLPAGPVRFAAGAGYRDNGYLNRSASLPEPIDAHQDSYYGFGEIYVPLVSPGQAVTAIHRLSLSGALRYEKYPGIDDVLTPKLGVIYAPSADIDLKASWGKSFKAATLYQQYQPQYAFLYPATTLGGAGYPAGATALFTNGGNPALKPERATSWSATLAAHPRAVPGLQVEASYFEIAYRDRVAQPFQGTVFYTALGARTLDDFVDPYPSAALQSELIAASPVPLYNYSGLAYDPDAVVAAVYNTFFNVARQRIRGLDLTVRYEARLGSGDTLAFNGSASWLQSRQRLDPALPYTELAGTIFNPPHWRGRAGATWTRGSLSASAFANYTGGVEDTRSVPAVRVGSQTTFDLAVVYRASPQGLIPGVGFALAVRNLLNDQPAYARPVADYYVSYDSTNQSAIGRFISVSLTKEW